In the genome of Thunnus maccoyii chromosome 15, fThuMac1.1, whole genome shotgun sequence, one region contains:
- the LOC121913308 gene encoding proline-rich protein 15, with translation MTERTPWWKAFLPKRKTGGSKDTGSTNPFGADFDPFAQRPERPKDPSEASSKTTGDQSLSPQESNKSSSLLSDETYDDSHLESVFNEQTCRRNMKVSRSGRFKEKRKVRSSLPIEEKDTENVAAGKEDSR, from the coding sequence ATGACAGAAAGGACCCCATGGTGGAAGGCATTCTTGCCAAAGAGGAAGACTGGAGGCTCAAAGGACACAGGTTCAACCAACCCTTTTGGCGCAGACTTTGACCCTTTTGCACAACGTCCTGAGAGGCCAAAAGACCCCTCAGAAGCATCCTCCAAGACCACTGGTGACCAGTCCCTGTCTCCACAAGAGTCCAACAAGAGCTCCAGCCTCCTCAGTGATGAGACCTACGACGACTCCCACCTGGAGTCGGTCTTCAACGAACAGACGTGTCGCAGAAACATGAAGGTGTCACGCTCAGGTCGATttaaagagaagaggaaggtgCGTTCGAGCCTTCCTATAgaggagaaagacacagagaatgTGGCAGCGGGGAAAGAGGACAGTCGGTGA